The DNA window GGTTGCGCTGGGTACGGCGCCTCATGGCAGGCTGCGCGTGCCCGGCAAGCCGAGGCCAGCCGCAGGCAAAACGGCCCACGTAAGGCGACTTTTCGTCGACCGATCACGGTGCGGCTTAGAGGTAAGTCCTGCCCCGTGGAGGGATCGGATATCCCTCCTCAGATCCGGGAGAAGGGCAGTAGTCGCGCTCAAGCGCGGCGGGACCCTCAGCAGGCGAATGTGGGGACGAAGACCAGGTCGGCCGGACGGGTGGCATTCCTCCCCACCCCGGCGCGGCGAACACCGCCGATCACTCTCCCCGTGGCCCACGGTCCGCTTTCGCGGTGCCTCATGGCACCCACTGCGGTCGTGCCGGGACGTTCCCTCCGTACGAGCAGGGTGAGTCCCGGCAGTCTCCTGGGTATACGCATCGTCAAACACGGTCACCCCGAGTGGTGACGGAGAGGGGGTATCGGGAAACGTTGCGCGTCCCGCACAGCGGGGGCTGTCAACCAGAGCCGGGCCGCCGTTCCGCGGCGGCTACGCGATAAAGGGGGTCTTGTGGACATCATCGTCAAGGGTCGACGCGCGAACGTCAGCAACAAGTTCCGGCAGCACGCCGAGACCAAGCTGAACAAGCTCTCCAAGTGGGAGAAGAAGGGCATGAGCGTCGATGTGGAGGTGTCCAAAGAACGCAACCCGAAACTCGCCGACCAGCGGGAACGGGTTGAGCTGACCATCCACACCACTGGTCCCGTCATCCGCAGCGAAGCATCCGCGACCGATCGCTACACCGCGCTCGACCTGGCAATGGGCCGTGTCGAATCCCGGCTACGCAAGGCGGTCGACCGGCGGAAAGTGCAGAAAGGCAACCGTGCCCCCGTTTCGGTTGCGACAGCCACGGCAGGCCTCACCAACGAGTCCGGTGGCGGACTCGGACCTGTCGCCGAACCGTCGCAGTCGCATGTTCCCTCACCCGCACCGGCGCACGACGAGTTCGACAGTGCGTCCGTGGACAGCCAGTTCTCCGACGAGTTCGTGGAGATCGAGACCCAGGGTGAAGCCCCGGTGATCGTCCGGGAGAAGTTCCACCACGCCAAACCGATGACCATCGACCAGGCGCTGACGGAGATGGAACTCGTCGGACACGACTTCTACCTGTTCCACGACGAGGACCGGGACGCTCCGAGTGTCGTCTACCGCCGGAAGGGGTTCAACTACGGCGTGATGCGCCTCATGGACTAGGCGCGCCGTACGGACCGCGCACGCCCTCTCGGGAGTGGTGACAGGCGACACGCCTGGGCGAGGCGCCGACAGAGGGGGTCTTCCGGCCCCGGTGCGGAGCGTCCGATCCGCACCGGCGCTCGGGGGACCCCCACGCGCCGCCGCGACGCGCCCGCTGCCCCCGGCCGGCCGCACGGTTCCGGGGCGCGGCCGCCCGTCGCCTCCTGAGGCCCCGCGACATTCGGACAGGAGAGGGAGGCCGCGGATGGCGACGTTCATAGCGATCGGATACGGCGATCGCGTCGGCTACGACAGCACGGACGGGGCGGTCCGGGACGCGGCCCACGCCCACGACGAGCGACTGCGGGAGGCAGGCGTCGTGATGGGCACCGCTGGTGAGCCGGTGCAGGTGCGCAACCACGACGCTGCGGGGGCGCGAACGGACCAGGGACCGTTCATGCGCTCCGATCTCCCGGTCGCGGGATTCGCGATGATCGAGGCAGCCGACATCGAGGAGGCCACGCGACTGGTCTCGGGGACACCGTGCGCGGTGGCGCAGGGTGTGGTTGAGGTCTGGCCGCTGGCCAGGCCCTGACCGGTCCCGGCTCCCGATCCCCTTCCGCACGGGGCTCGGCGGGAGCCGCTGGGGGCGTTGGGAACGCGCGGTGGGAAGAGCCCCGCTTGGGCCGTGGTAGCGCGGCGCGCCGAGAGCGGGGTCACCCGTGGTCGGAGGAGGAGACCTCCTGGTCGTACTGCTTGATGCGGTGCAACGGGGTGCTGTGCGGTTCCTCCGACTCGTGGCGCGGATCGTCCAGGACGACGTCGGTGAAGATGTCGGTGATCACACACAGTACGGCGCCGACGAGCATGAGCCCTCCGCCGACGGCCAGCAGCCACCAGGCGGGTCCCGTCGCCAGCGACACACCCCCTACGGTGAACCCCACGAACAGGAACGCGACCGCCACCCACGAACCGAAGCGGCCACGGTGGCTGTTGGTGGGCGCCCACGCTCCGCCCTCGGCCTGGTACCCCCGGATGAAATAACGGGCTCGAGTTCTGTCGTTCATTGCGGTGTCCCCGTATCCTTCGTTCCCCAGCACGCCTCACCTCGGAGATAACCGCGGGGTGACCTGGTTAAACCGGACAATACGCCCGGGCGCGTGCCAGCGGAGAACGCGTACCGGAGCGCCACGATGACAGGCTCACTTACGATGGAAGGCTGGGGGGCGGAAACGTCCGGCTCTACGGACGCGGGCCACGATCTGCGAGGAGCGCATAGGAAGTGCCAGCCATACTCGACAAGGTCCTCCGCGCAGGCGAAGGCAAGATCCTGCGTACACTGAAGAAATACAAGGACCAAATCAACTCGATCGAGGACGACTTCGTCGAACTCAGTGACTCCGAACTGCGCGAGCTCACCGACGAGTACCGGGAGCGTCACCAGGACGGGGAGTCCCTCGACGACCTGCTGCCCGAAGCATTCGCGACGGTGCGTGAGGCGGCCAAACGAACCCTGGGGCAACGGCATTTCGACGTTCAGCTCATGGGCGGTGCCGCGCTCCACCTCGGAAACATCGCCGAGATGAAGACCGGTGAGGGGAAGACACTCACCTCCGCGCTGGCGGTCTACCTCAACGCGCTCGCCGGCAAGGGCGTGCACGTCGTGACCGTCAACGACTACCTGGCTCGGCGCGACGCGGAGAACATGGGCCGCATCTACCAGTTCCTCGGGCTCGAGGTCGGTGTCATCAGCCCGGAGACGAAGACGGCGGACCGGCGCGCCGCCTACGCGGCCGACGTCATCTACGGGACGAACAACGAGTTCGGCTTCGACTACCTGCGCGACAACATGGCGCTGTCGCTCCAGGACCGGGTCCAGCGCGGCCACGCCTTCGCGATCATCGACGAGGTCGACTCCATCCTCATCGACGAGGCGCGGACCCCCCTCATCATCAGCGGTCCGGCCGAACAGAACTCCCGCTGGTACACGGAGTTCGCGAAGATCGCCCCGCGGCTGCGGCGCGACACGGACTACGAGGTCGACGAGAAGAAGCGCACCGTCGGTATCACCGAGGAGGGCGTCGCCAAGGTCGAGGACTGGCTCGGTATCGAGAACCTGTACGAGTCGGTCAACACCCCGCTGATCAGCTTCCTCAACAACTCCCTCAAGGCGAAGGAACTGTACAGGCGGGACAAGGAGTACATCGTCAACGACGGTGAGGTGCTCATCGTCGACGAGTTCACCGGGCGTGTGCTGCGCGGCCGCCGGTACAACGAGGGGATGCACCAGGCCATCGAGGCCAAGGAGAAGGTGCGGATCAAGGACGAGAACCAGACACTCGCCAAGGTCACCCTGCAGAACTACTTCCGGCTGTACGACAAGCTCTCCGGTATGACCGGTACCGCCGTGACCGAGGCGGCGGAGTTCAACCAGACGTACAGCATCGGCACGGTCGCCATCCCCACCAACGAGCCGATGATCCGCGACGACCAGAAGGACGTCGTCTACAAGAACGAGGACGTCAAGTTCGAGGCGGTCGTGGAGGACAT is part of the Haloactinospora alba genome and encodes:
- the hpf gene encoding ribosome hibernation-promoting factor, HPF/YfiA family, coding for MDIIVKGRRANVSNKFRQHAETKLNKLSKWEKKGMSVDVEVSKERNPKLADQRERVELTIHTTGPVIRSEASATDRYTALDLAMGRVESRLRKAVDRRKVQKGNRAPVSVATATAGLTNESGGGLGPVAEPSQSHVPSPAPAHDEFDSASVDSQFSDEFVEIETQGEAPVIVREKFHHAKPMTIDQALTEMELVGHDFYLFHDEDRDAPSVVYRRKGFNYGVMRLMD
- a CDS encoding YciI family protein codes for the protein MATFIAIGYGDRVGYDSTDGAVRDAAHAHDERLREAGVVMGTAGEPVQVRNHDAAGARTDQGPFMRSDLPVAGFAMIEAADIEEATRLVSGTPCAVAQGVVEVWPLARP